The following are encoded in a window of Desulfurellaceae bacterium genomic DNA:
- a CDS encoding BrnT family toxin, giving the protein MAKSERTLSAFFSLVAIYAQYTYIEVVKVVFDPKKNATNIRQHGVSLADGDGVLNDPLALTIEDDVAEGEQRFVSMGANFFGTLMVVVYTYRNDEVRLISVRKAEPKERRVYEKGI; this is encoded by the coding sequence GTGGCGAAGAGCGAGCGTACTCTCTCAGCTTTCTTCAGCCTCGTTGCAATATATGCACAATATACATATATTGAGGTCGTGAAAGTTGTCTTCGATCCCAAGAAAAACGCTACGAATATTCGTCAACATGGTGTTTCTCTCGCAGATGGGGATGGTGTCTTGAACGACCCCTTGGCCTTGACGATTGAGGATGATGTGGCAGAAGGAGAACAGCGTTTTGTTTCGATGGGTGCAAACTTCTTTGGGACATTGATGGTTGTTGTCTACACCTACCGGAACGACGAAGTCCGCTTGATTTCGGTTCGGAAGGCTGAGCCAAAAGAAAGACGAGTATATGAAAAAGGAATATGA
- a CDS encoding BrnA antitoxin family protein encodes MKKEYDFSKGKRGTVVPLTGKTRITIYLDETIVQHFKAQSEKTGKGYQTLINEALHAHLGRTEHPLTPDLIRQIVREELSAHQ; translated from the coding sequence ATGAAAAAGGAATATGACTTTTCAAAAGGGAAGCGCGGGACTGTCGTTCCTTTGACCGGCAAGACGCGAATCACCATCTATCTTGATGAGACGATTGTCCAACATTTCAAGGCTCAGTCCGAAAAGACAGGGAAGGGCTACCAAACGCTCATCAATGAGGCTCTGCACGCCCATCTAGGACGGACCGAGCACCCTTTGACGCCGGATCTCATTCGTCAGATCGTGCGGGAAGAACTCTCCGCCCATCAGTGA